A stretch of the uncultured Trichococcus sp. genome encodes the following:
- the holA gene encoding DNA polymerase III subunit delta — protein MANHFGEQKIKMMNGGPNMNYTTEMSKIKKGQLQPVYLFLGKEDFFIEEARQLLLRTVVEEADKDLNVGIFNMDEALLDRALEDAESLPFFGERRLVIIENPLFLTAEKPKNGLEHDLAWLESYLENPSPSTILAIFAPYEKLDSRKKIAKLLTKKAVTVDVSPLAEKEARKFLGDMIKNEGYQVNRDALELFYERIENQLSRGMRELPKLFLAGSEEKKITKQMVIDLIPRNLEQNIFELVTQVLNKNTYLAIQIYRDLLLQKEEPIKINAILLGQFRLLLQVKLLSKNGYQQTDITKVLKIHPYRVKLAFQQVRNLSEKVLADAFQGLIETEYNMKTGQGLKEIQFELFLIRYANAMPKR, from the coding sequence ATGGCGAACCATTTTGGCGAACAAAAAATAAAAATGATGAACGGTGGTCCAAACATGAATTATACAACGGAGATGTCCAAAATAAAAAAAGGTCAGCTGCAGCCGGTCTATTTATTTTTGGGCAAAGAAGATTTTTTTATAGAAGAAGCAAGGCAACTGTTGCTGCGTACGGTTGTTGAAGAGGCCGATAAGGATTTGAATGTCGGCATATTCAATATGGATGAGGCACTTTTGGACCGAGCGCTTGAAGATGCGGAATCACTGCCTTTTTTTGGGGAAAGACGGTTGGTCATCATCGAGAATCCGTTGTTTTTGACGGCTGAAAAACCAAAAAATGGACTGGAGCATGATCTTGCTTGGCTTGAGAGTTACCTGGAGAACCCTTCACCCTCAACGATTTTGGCTATTTTTGCTCCTTACGAAAAATTGGACAGCAGAAAAAAAATAGCTAAGCTTTTGACGAAGAAAGCCGTCACTGTGGATGTTTCCCCGTTAGCGGAGAAAGAAGCCCGCAAATTTTTAGGGGATATGATCAAAAATGAAGGCTACCAAGTCAACCGCGATGCGCTGGAATTATTTTACGAGCGGATTGAAAATCAACTGTCGCGGGGTATGCGGGAGCTGCCCAAACTGTTTTTGGCCGGATCCGAAGAAAAAAAAATCACCAAACAAATGGTGATAGACTTGATCCCGCGCAATCTGGAACAAAACATTTTTGAACTGGTGACACAAGTGCTGAACAAAAACACTTATCTGGCTATCCAGATTTATCGGGACCTGTTGCTCCAAAAGGAGGAACCGATCAAAATAAATGCAATCCTTTTAGGGCAATTCCGATTGCTGCTTCAAGTGAAGCTGCTCTCAAAAAATGGGTATCAGCAAACGGATATCACGAAAGTGTTGAAAATCCATCCTTATCGTGTGAAACTTGCTTTTCAACAAGTGAGGAATCTTTCCGAAAAGGTCCTGGCTGATGCTTTTCAGGGCTTGATCGAGACGGAGTATAACATGAAGACAGGACAAGGGTTGAAAGAGATCCAGTTTGAGTTGTTTCTGATCCGCTACGCAAATGCAATGCCTAAACGGTGA
- a CDS encoding DNA internalization-related competence protein ComEC/Rec2, which translates to MQAKILNVIAAVVVIATTASLLIHQQANVSEFNDQEARSVRTAALQLDPNDMRINGDLLTGEALMQAGGKEEQIYFYYTIETEEEKINWEQKRFPQRVLATVQLEKPEAERNLYQFDFEDYLNAKSIHWVVTIETMQVRSEDRSIWSWSSSIRRSLILMLEKLPAVQTTDYIQTMLFNQSHAMAGDTLDAYRGIGLLHLFSISGMHIQLLLSQLRYILLRMKVSHEATNKLLVVFLIAYGVLTGWGIGVFRAICTHFFLLMGKITGHRVEAKDAFALTVMVAVLYNPLLIYSASFQLSYLLAGVLYFVAPISAEWKMSGLLKDICLTALMTMVSFPVVAYHFFEVSWLGIFVNVIFSFFFSWLLFPLFWILFFTVLFLPETSLLGLLCAVSDKLLTLLENFAGAAADLDFASLITGRPPAFCFALVWIALILLLLSVEKKQRNIRGLCFLMAALGLFFFAHQLNPSGKVVMLDVGQGDAILIITPFHRRAVLIDTGGSLTFEKEAWQVRETATTAGEKLVSIIKAEGVKKLDGVFLTHADQDHVGSLRELAEGLPIDAVYFPKGAEGNAAFAAVLLELQSQHQVDIFPLLGKVDLEIDVDFVFQILAPLEPGEGGNEDSLVIQTSIGGLDWLFTGDLGEEGEVLLMHTYPDLNTDILKIGHHGSATSSSEGFLDHVQPKLALISAGKKNRYGHPDAEILERLELRNIPVLRTDRQGAIHFRFGSGETEWRTILANKK; encoded by the coding sequence ATGCAAGCAAAGATTCTGAATGTCATTGCTGCCGTGGTAGTGATCGCAACCACAGCGAGCTTGCTGATTCACCAGCAAGCAAATGTATCTGAGTTCAACGATCAGGAAGCACGGTCCGTCAGAACAGCTGCGCTGCAGTTGGATCCGAATGATATGCGTATCAACGGTGATTTACTGACAGGGGAAGCCTTGATGCAAGCAGGAGGCAAGGAAGAGCAAATTTATTTTTACTACACGATCGAAACGGAAGAAGAAAAGATCAACTGGGAACAGAAACGATTTCCGCAGCGTGTCCTTGCCACGGTCCAGTTGGAAAAGCCGGAAGCTGAGCGGAATCTGTACCAATTTGATTTTGAAGATTATCTGAATGCAAAAAGCATCCATTGGGTCGTCACGATTGAAACGATGCAGGTCCGGAGCGAAGATCGTTCCATCTGGTCCTGGTCAAGCAGTATCAGGCGATCACTCATTTTGATGCTGGAAAAATTACCCGCTGTTCAGACGACCGACTATATTCAAACTATGTTATTCAATCAATCGCATGCTATGGCGGGAGATACTTTGGACGCCTATCGCGGAATCGGTTTATTGCATCTTTTTTCGATTTCCGGCATGCATATCCAGCTGCTGCTGTCGCAGCTGCGCTATATCCTTTTGCGGATGAAAGTCAGCCATGAGGCCACGAATAAGTTGCTGGTTGTGTTTCTGATCGCTTATGGTGTGTTGACCGGATGGGGTATCGGTGTCTTTCGGGCTATCTGTACGCATTTTTTCCTTCTGATGGGCAAAATCACTGGCCATCGGGTTGAAGCGAAAGACGCCTTCGCGCTTACGGTGATGGTTGCTGTTTTGTACAATCCGCTGCTGATCTATTCGGCAAGTTTTCAATTGAGCTACCTTTTGGCCGGTGTATTGTATTTCGTCGCGCCGATAAGTGCGGAATGGAAAATGAGTGGGCTGTTGAAGGATATCTGCCTGACTGCGCTGATGACGATGGTTTCCTTTCCCGTTGTCGCTTATCATTTTTTTGAGGTTTCCTGGCTTGGGATCTTTGTAAATGTGATCTTTTCCTTCTTTTTTTCTTGGTTGCTTTTTCCGCTGTTTTGGATATTGTTCTTTACCGTGCTCTTTTTACCTGAAACCTCGTTGCTGGGATTGCTTTGTGCCGTGTCCGACAAATTGCTTACCTTATTGGAAAATTTTGCTGGAGCCGCCGCTGATTTGGATTTTGCGTCACTCATTACAGGGCGGCCGCCTGCCTTTTGTTTTGCGCTGGTCTGGATCGCCTTGATTCTGCTCTTGTTGAGTGTTGAAAAGAAGCAAAGGAATATCCGCGGTCTTTGTTTCCTTATGGCTGCGCTCGGTTTGTTTTTCTTCGCTCATCAGCTTAATCCTTCCGGGAAAGTTGTTATGCTTGATGTGGGGCAGGGCGATGCCATTCTGATCATAACGCCCTTTCATCGTCGGGCGGTGCTGATAGATACAGGAGGTAGTCTGACTTTTGAAAAAGAGGCTTGGCAAGTCCGGGAAACAGCGACGACCGCCGGTGAAAAGCTAGTGTCGATCATAAAAGCCGAAGGCGTGAAAAAATTGGATGGGGTCTTTCTGACGCATGCCGATCAGGACCATGTCGGTTCATTACGGGAACTCGCTGAAGGGTTGCCGATCGATGCGGTTTATTTCCCTAAAGGAGCGGAAGGGAATGCGGCATTCGCCGCAGTGCTGCTTGAACTGCAAAGTCAACACCAAGTTGATATATTCCCTTTATTGGGCAAGGTAGACCTAGAGATTGATGTTGATTTTGTTTTTCAGATACTGGCACCATTAGAGCCGGGTGAAGGCGGGAATGAGGATTCATTGGTCATCCAAACAAGCATAGGCGGGTTGGATTGGCTGTTCACGGGCGATCTAGGAGAAGAAGGGGAAGTCTTGCTGATGCACACTTATCCTGATCTGAATACCGATATTCTGAAGATTGGCCACCACGGAAGCGCGACATCCAGTTCGGAGGGCTTCTTGGACCATGTCCAGCCTAAATTGGCCTTGATATCAGCCGGTAAAAAAAACAGGTATGGCCATCCGGACGCAGAAATACTGGAACGCCTGGAATTGAGGAATATTCCTGTATTACGCACAGATCGACAAGGCGCTATCCACTTCCGGTTCGGGTCGGGGGAAACAGAATGGCGAACCATTTTGGCGAACAAAAAATAA
- a CDS encoding ComE operon protein 2 yields the protein MERIPWNQYFMAQSVLLSLRSTCKRLEVGATIVRDKRIIAGGYNGSVSGDVHCIDEGCYVVNGHCVRTIHAEMNAILQCAKFGAQTEDAEIYVTHFPCLQCTKMILQAGIKKIYYLEDYHNDSYAIHLLDAMDIPYEQVPLDPDYFYQLLKRKEQSDDGSAACCGHHDD from the coding sequence ATGGAAAGAATTCCTTGGAATCAATATTTTATGGCACAAAGCGTGCTGCTCTCACTACGGAGCACTTGTAAACGTTTGGAGGTCGGTGCCACAATCGTCAGGGACAAACGCATCATCGCCGGAGGATACAACGGGAGTGTTTCCGGCGATGTCCACTGCATCGATGAGGGCTGCTATGTCGTGAACGGGCACTGTGTCCGCACCATCCACGCGGAAATGAATGCGATCCTCCAGTGCGCCAAATTCGGCGCCCAGACCGAGGATGCGGAAATATATGTGACACATTTCCCTTGTCTGCAATGCACGAAAATGATTTTGCAGGCCGGCATCAAGAAAATCTACTATTTGGAAGACTATCACAACGACTCCTATGCCATCCACCTTTTGGATGCAATGGATATTCCGTATGAACAAGTCCCCCTCGATCCGGATTATTTTTATCAATTGCTGAAACGAAAAGAACAATCAGATGATGGCTCTGCTGCTTGTTGCGGTCATCATGACGACTGA
- a CDS encoding helix-hairpin-helix domain-containing protein, whose amino-acid sequence MDAIREWLAYHKREMVRFAVLFLVLAVSLFGLSRLIYFNTAETVAEELLLDEAYLAASSAESNLSSGQPEEAEPIQEIIVVDIKGAVKKPGVYQAEAEMRVIDIIDLAGGLGESADADTVNLSQRVTDQMVIYIPAAGEEAVLPIVAPGNELTEQEIGSEGAGTEKVDINTADAVSLQTLNGIGEKKAALIIAYREENGSFQAIEEIMEVSGIGEKTFEGLKDLITVGAK is encoded by the coding sequence TTGGATGCTATTCGGGAATGGCTTGCTTATCATAAGCGGGAAATGGTCAGATTTGCCGTTTTGTTTTTGGTTCTTGCTGTAAGTCTTTTTGGATTGAGTAGATTGATATACTTCAATACGGCAGAAACTGTTGCAGAGGAGTTGTTGCTGGATGAAGCCTATCTGGCGGCAAGTTCTGCTGAATCAAACCTGTCGTCAGGACAGCCGGAAGAGGCGGAGCCGATCCAGGAAATCATTGTTGTCGATATCAAAGGCGCCGTAAAAAAGCCGGGTGTATACCAAGCCGAGGCTGAGATGCGCGTCATCGACATAATTGATTTAGCCGGTGGTTTAGGTGAATCGGCAGATGCCGACACGGTGAATCTATCCCAACGTGTGACGGATCAGATGGTTATTTATATTCCTGCAGCCGGGGAAGAAGCGGTTCTTCCGATTGTAGCGCCGGGAAACGAACTGACCGAACAAGAGATCGGAAGCGAGGGGGCCGGAACCGAGAAAGTGGACATCAATACGGCAGATGCGGTATCGCTGCAGACATTGAATGGGATAGGTGAAAAAAAAGCTGCGCTCATCATCGCGTATCGTGAGGAGAACGGCTCTTTCCAGGCGATCGAGGAAATAATGGAAGTTTCAGGAATCGGTGAAAAAACCTTCGAGGGGTTAAAAGATCTAATCACGGTCGGAGCAAAATAA
- the coaD gene encoding pantetheine-phosphate adenylyltransferase, translated as MDKTALFAGSFDPLTNGHIDTISRAAIVFDEIVVAVSTNTSKQSLFDGEQRIQLVAEALRDFPQVRVVRHTGGLTIEMARDVGACALLRGVRNVKDFEYEHSIASMNKLQAPDLETVILLSSENYRYLSSSLIKEVAMFGGDVSSLVPTNINAAILQKFKDSAFKGKKRSD; from the coding sequence ATGGATAAAACAGCGCTATTTGCCGGGAGTTTTGACCCGTTGACAAACGGACACATCGATACAATTTCGCGTGCAGCGATTGTTTTCGACGAAATCGTGGTTGCAGTATCGACCAACACATCCAAGCAATCTTTATTTGACGGTGAGCAAAGAATCCAGTTGGTTGCCGAAGCTTTGCGGGACTTTCCACAGGTTCGTGTCGTCCGCCATACCGGTGGGCTCACCATTGAAATGGCAAGGGATGTCGGCGCCTGCGCGCTTTTGCGTGGGGTGCGGAACGTGAAGGATTTCGAGTATGAGCATAGCATCGCCTCGATGAACAAGCTGCAGGCCCCCGATCTGGAGACCGTGATCCTGCTGTCTTCGGAAAACTATCGTTATCTCAGTTCCAGTCTGATCAAGGAAGTCGCGATGTTCGGTGGGGATGTATCCAGCTTGGTGCCGACCAACATCAACGCCGCTATCCTTCAGAAATTCAAGGACAGCGCCTTCAAGGGAAAAAAACGCTCGGATTGA
- the rsmD gene encoding 16S rRNA (guanine(966)-N(2))-methyltransferase RsmD: MRVIAGEYKGRRLKSVPGSNTRPTTDKVKESLFNIIGPFFDGGTSLDMFAGSGGLSIEAVSRGIDRAVLFEKNRKALDTIKENIAITKEAEKFSLYAGDARKNLRAFAAENPNTQFSLVFLDPPYSEEKTVADITEMIALQLVNEETVFVCEMAKENTLPEQIGPYGKWKRAVYGTIAIEMFDYNQEG, from the coding sequence ATGCGAGTTATCGCAGGAGAATACAAAGGACGCAGACTGAAAAGCGTTCCTGGCAGCAATACACGCCCAACAACGGATAAGGTCAAAGAATCCTTGTTCAATATCATCGGTCCATTCTTCGATGGCGGAACCAGCCTGGATATGTTTGCAGGCAGCGGCGGCTTATCGATTGAAGCGGTTTCCCGTGGAATCGATCGAGCGGTGTTGTTCGAAAAGAACCGAAAAGCTCTTGATACGATCAAGGAGAACATCGCAATCACGAAGGAAGCGGAGAAATTCAGCCTTTATGCGGGGGACGCGCGAAAAAATCTTCGTGCCTTTGCTGCAGAAAATCCGAATACACAATTTTCTCTGGTCTTTCTTGATCCGCCGTACTCTGAAGAAAAGACCGTCGCTGACATCACTGAAATGATTGCCTTGCAGTTGGTCAATGAAGAGACGGTCTTTGTCTGTGAGATGGCAAAGGAAAACACGTTGCCGGAACAGATCGGCCCATACGGAAAGTGGAAACGTGCTGTTTATGGAACCATCGCTATCGAAATGTTTGACTACAATCAGGAAGGTTGA
- a CDS encoding YlbG family protein, translating to MSLEVTKRQGIVVWVYTLRQIKNLKRYGYIHYVSNRMKYVLLYVDQEEAQATAEKLNSLHFVRKVELSHRPEIDMTLKNALPGRKDRSNPEAEYNESAFETKTYSF from the coding sequence ATGAGTTTAGAAGTGACCAAAAGGCAGGGAATCGTCGTCTGGGTCTATACCTTGAGGCAAATCAAAAATTTAAAAAGATACGGTTATATCCATTATGTTTCCAACAGAATGAAGTATGTTTTATTGTACGTCGACCAAGAAGAGGCGCAAGCCACAGCAGAAAAATTGAACAGTCTACATTTTGTCAGGAAAGTGGAATTGTCGCATCGTCCTGAAATCGACATGACTCTCAAGAATGCTCTTCCTGGCAGGAAAGACCGCAGTAATCCTGAAGCGGAATACAACGAGTCCGCTTTTGAAACGAAGACGTATTCTTTTTAG
- a CDS encoding YlbF family regulator produces MIINEEYFALEDQTFRLVEAICSGEAMSSCKEAKRLLAQSKEADAKIRAFNEAKEVYERIEAYADFAPGYQEIRQRVYRAKRIMDLDESVHRFRVAERELQVLLDKVSERLAHAVSSDILVSAGDPFFQSGDSNMPAACQIHISGRGEDI; encoded by the coding sequence ATGATCATCAATGAAGAGTACTTTGCGTTGGAAGACCAAACCTTCCGACTTGTGGAAGCGATCTGCAGCGGAGAAGCTATGTCATCCTGTAAGGAAGCAAAGCGTCTTTTGGCACAAAGTAAAGAAGCCGATGCTAAGATTCGGGCATTCAATGAAGCGAAAGAGGTGTACGAGCGAATCGAGGCCTATGCTGATTTTGCACCTGGTTATCAAGAAATCAGACAGCGCGTTTACCGGGCGAAACGAATCATGGACTTGGATGAATCCGTCCATCGCTTTCGTGTAGCTGAACGCGAACTACAAGTGCTTTTGGACAAGGTTTCCGAGCGATTGGCGCATGCCGTTTCATCGGATATATTGGTTTCTGCAGGGGACCCATTTTTCCAATCAGGGGATTCTAACATGCCTGCAGCTTGTCAGATACATATTTCCGGTAGGGGGGAAGACATATGA
- a CDS encoding CAP-associated domain-containing protein encodes MKFFVKVVSLFILFVFIAYALPLYLDDGERAMPSLNVASNERTSIDENKGYPLPVTGYESYIGQSIGAYTAKHGEPIRVGEAYGGSEWWIFGTDATDYIQIGVKDDIIRSLYILGNKIETGMYTIGMTQDNVLDEAYLARDFQVTVDGTLYEIALSENQKERTPLIQFENDSFVVLLFDEVTKTVYGMYFLSNEALLELEYYSLASEKNYESEREDWERNVAADAENVLQIKSLLGIMRERRGLAVFQESEELGQAAGELMPSEADINDFKAAFTLSDQHIEKKMAEAVPERRTAYVFDDDCYSVPAFFLKLLQEDNIIFDDYLTRYAVASNEHYQLILFGE; translated from the coding sequence ATGAAATTTTTCGTCAAAGTAGTGTCATTGTTCATCTTGTTCGTTTTCATAGCCTATGCGCTCCCGCTCTATTTGGATGATGGGGAACGGGCAATGCCTTCATTGAATGTTGCGAGCAACGAGCGGACTTCGATTGATGAAAATAAGGGGTATCCTTTGCCTGTGACGGGTTATGAGTCCTACATAGGCCAATCCATTGGTGCATACACAGCTAAGCATGGCGAGCCGATACGCGTTGGTGAAGCCTATGGAGGAAGTGAATGGTGGATATTCGGAACCGATGCTACTGACTACATCCAAATAGGCGTCAAGGATGATATCATCCGTTCCCTCTATATTTTGGGGAACAAAATTGAAACAGGCATGTATACTATCGGTATGACGCAGGATAACGTACTTGATGAGGCTTACCTGGCAAGGGATTTTCAAGTAACTGTCGACGGTACGCTGTATGAAATAGCTTTATCGGAAAATCAAAAAGAACGGACACCCTTGATCCAGTTCGAGAATGACAGTTTTGTGGTTTTGTTGTTTGATGAGGTGACGAAAACGGTTTATGGGATGTATTTTCTTTCGAATGAGGCATTGCTGGAATTGGAATACTATTCCCTCGCATCAGAAAAAAACTATGAATCCGAGCGTGAAGACTGGGAGCGAAATGTTGCTGCGGATGCGGAGAATGTCCTGCAAATCAAAAGCTTATTGGGCATAATGCGGGAACGCCGAGGCTTGGCGGTTTTCCAAGAATCCGAGGAACTGGGTCAGGCAGCGGGTGAGCTTATGCCGAGCGAAGCAGATATCAATGATTTTAAGGCAGCCTTCACTTTATCGGACCAACACATCGAGAAAAAAATGGCGGAAGCTGTCCCTGAAAGGCGAACGGCCTATGTTTTTGATGACGACTGCTACAGTGTCCCTGCGTTTTTCCTGAAGCTGCTGCAAGAGGATAATATCATTTTTGACGACTATCTGACGCGCTATGCTGTGGCGAGCAACGAGCATTACCAATTGATCCTTTTTGGCGAGTAG
- the ftsW gene encoding putative lipid II flippase FtsW — MIKNTIKKKFSYTDWRLLIPYIILSGFGILMVYSSSSYRALTDYNNSEHFFYRQILFAGLGLFGALFVSFLSKRVFKNDKLLQYGLVVLFCILAYLLLWPGTETKGARGWIYIGSFGFQPAEFMKLNLILYLSLFISRHQNLVNGRFYEMMKKPIVLTSAAILMVFLQPDLGGAAIIAFICLVMFLHSGIKVKYGIVTFGAIGVAYGLIIVMVKTFGSSIPFFQSYQMERITSFIDPFADIQDSGYQVVNSYYALSRGGIFGVGIGESIQKSGYLPEPHTDFILSIVGEELGLVGVVFVLVLFFYMVYRIFKNAIKIKDPFAQLVCIGIGTMFLIQGVINVGGATGLMPLTGVTFPFVSYGGSSLVVSAVSIGLVNNMYINDQISKQPK; from the coding sequence ATGATTAAAAATACAATCAAGAAAAAATTTTCCTATACGGATTGGCGTTTGCTGATTCCATACATCATCCTGTCGGGATTCGGAATACTGATGGTATACAGTTCCAGCAGTTATCGCGCCCTGACGGATTACAACAATTCGGAACATTTCTTTTACAGACAAATTTTATTTGCTGGACTGGGTTTGTTCGGGGCGCTGTTCGTTTCATTTCTCTCGAAGCGTGTATTCAAAAACGATAAGCTGCTGCAATATGGACTGGTTGTTCTTTTTTGTATTTTGGCTTATCTGCTTTTGTGGCCTGGTACTGAAACAAAAGGGGCACGGGGATGGATTTATATTGGGTCTTTTGGGTTCCAACCTGCGGAGTTCATGAAATTGAACCTGATCCTTTACCTTTCCTTGTTCATTTCCCGCCATCAGAACCTCGTAAACGGTCGTTTTTATGAAATGATGAAGAAACCGATTGTATTAACGTCTGCGGCAATCCTGATGGTCTTCTTGCAACCGGATCTCGGTGGAGCAGCCATCATTGCCTTCATTTGTTTGGTTATGTTCCTTCACAGCGGCATCAAAGTCAAATATGGAATAGTGACGTTTGGGGCGATCGGGGTGGCTTACGGGCTGATCATTGTTATGGTGAAAACATTCGGAAGCAGCATCCCATTTTTCCAATCCTATCAGATGGAACGGATCACATCATTCATCGATCCGTTTGCCGATATACAGGATTCCGGTTATCAAGTGGTGAATTCCTACTATGCTTTAAGTAGGGGGGGGATTTTCGGTGTAGGTATCGGTGAGAGCATCCAGAAGTCCGGCTACTTGCCGGAACCCCACACCGATTTCATCTTGTCCATCGTTGGGGAAGAACTGGGCTTGGTGGGGGTTGTATTCGTTTTGGTGCTGTTTTTCTATATGGTTTACCGTATTTTTAAAAATGCCATCAAAATTAAAGACCCGTTTGCCCAACTGGTCTGCATCGGAATCGGCACGATGTTCCTGATTCAGGGAGTCATCAATGTTGGGGGGGCAACCGGCCTGATGCCGTTGACCGGAGTCACCTTTCCGTTCGTCAGCTACGGTGGTTCCAGCTTGGTGGTATCAGCCGTTTCGATCGGACTGGTCAATAACATGTACATCAACGATCAGATTTCCAAACAACCAAAATAA
- a CDS encoding DUF1507 family protein, protein MDSINKTTALEILMQDAEKIYKLINSQKQHLCFANCPAFEDVVDTQMYGFSREVDYAVKLEIISKEDGHKILSDLEASLNAMYTNYFDQSKNDSADKGV, encoded by the coding sequence ATGGATAGCATCAATAAAACAACTGCTTTGGAAATCTTGATGCAAGATGCTGAAAAAATCTACAAATTAATCAACAGCCAAAAACAACACCTTTGTTTTGCGAACTGTCCGGCCTTTGAAGATGTGGTGGATACGCAAATGTACGGATTCTCACGTGAAGTCGATTATGCCGTGAAATTGGAGATCATCTCGAAGGAAGATGGACACAAGATATTGAGTGACTTGGAGGCTTCTTTGAACGCCATGTACACGAATTATTTTGATCAATCGAAAAACGATTCCGCCGACAAAGGGGTTTAG